ATCGCTGCGGGTTTTCTCCTCTCTTCACTCACCGCGCTAAATTAGTAAATTAAACAGCGCTTAATGGCCAATTAACCGTGGGCTTTTAACGGCAAATAATTCTGcactatatttatatatgcctgtaagtcacacacacacaccagcgCACTGCCGTACGCACACATAGGCGCGTATAAAACAGTTGGCAGCAGAAACTGAAAACGCAGCGCAGGAAGTTGTTTCAATTAACTCGAAAAGAAACAGCCGAAATGACATCACACAATTTCCCCTTTCCTTTCGTTCGCTGGCAAAGTGGgagtttttcccattttccctgcACTTTCCCCGTTCGCACGACTGCTCTTCGCGTATTCTCGTTATCCGTTGCACAATTGCGGCGTAGACGGCTAAATGCGGTATATATCAGGCCCAATCGCTGCGGTCGTCGATGGAGTCGAAATTTTCAAGCAagtgcaaaaacaaaattttgtcCGCAATCACGTCGATTCTTGGCAATGTTTGTGACGGAATTTCAGTGCGACCGCAGGCAAAACTTTCGATAATGCGGAGAGGTGTGGAGAAAAGCGTTAAGAATGCGCTTAGCTCGGACCCAAACCTCGCGTTGGTAATAATAATCGCGTTTCCACTACTAAGGgtatgattttatttaaaatgcttgAAGCaacagatttatttttatataaaaatatataatataaatataatttaagctGAAACCAAAGTTTGTAAACAGCGTCAGCATTTCCCATACTATCAGAATGTTCGATATATGTCTCAAAAGTTATCGGGCCATGTAGCACATCGATACTCGATTTTATATTCACATTTCGCCTAATCACATTTACTTTTCAACTTGTCTGTCGATCGAAATTAAGCGAACAGAAATCTAAAGCATAACCAAAATGCCGGACGCAGTGCAGCAGAGTTTCGTGCGTAGCTTCATTGACTACCTGAAGAAGCAGGGGGACGTGATGTCGCCGGACCAGACCGAAAGCATCGAGGTGGCGATCCAGTGCCTGCAGGCGGCCTTTGACTTGGGCGATGATGTGGAGGCAGCGCCGGCTGCGGCTGGTGAGGAGCAGGCCACCACACAGAGCAGCAGCACTGCGAGCGCACCGGACGATGATGCGGTGGCCAGCGGAAGTGCTGGTATCggcgccgccgccgccgccgttcCCAATAACATTGACATGTTCGAGCTCTTCCAGTCGCTGTATACAGAACGCAATCCGGAATCCCTGGCCCTGGCCGAATCCATCAAGAACGAGGGCAACCGGCTGATGAAGGAGAACAAGTACAATGAAGCACTGCTGCAGTACAATCGTGCCATCGCCTTCGATCCCAAGAATCCGATCTTCTACTGCAATCGGGCTGCGGCCCACATCCGGCTGGGTGAGAACGAACGCGCCGTAACCGATTGCAAGTCCGCCCTGGtgtacaacaacaactacagcaaGGCGTACTGCCGCCTGGGCGTGGCGTACTCCAACATGGGCAATTTCGAGAAGGCGGAACAGGCCTACGCCAAGGCCATCGAGCTGGAACCGGACAACGAGGTGTACAAGAGCAACCTGGAAGCGGCCAGAAACGCCAGGAACCAGCCGCCCCAAACGGGGCGATTAAGGGAAGACCTAATCAACATGCTGTCCCAGCCAATGGTTAGGAATTTGTTCAACAACGCCGAGATCGACGTGGAGCAGCTGCTGTCGATGCTTCAGAATCCAATGATCATGAACACCATTCGCCAGCAGTTCGGCGGCGGCAATGCCCCGACCCTGCCCAATGACATGGTGCAAATGATCTATAACATGACCAGCCAATTGACTGGCTTTCCCAATTCGAACGCAAATCCTGGCAATGAACAGCAGCCGGGCAATCAGCCACCACCGAGCACCTAGAAGTGGATAGAATCCCGATCCCCGATCCCTGCCTGGATCGGCGGCACACAGATTAAGTTGTTAAGCTGAAactataaatgtatttataatgtTTAAATGGCTTCTATtacgcatacatacatacatacatatacatttttatccaatggaaataaataaatgaccGTGCAAATTGCCGCTGTTCCAATCGAATTTtcaatgaatattaaatatatatattataatgcCTCATATATTTTTCTAGTTGCCCGTCgttaacaaaattaaacaagTATATCACACAGTGCATGTAATTTAATGTTGCTTTTATTGAATTCAAGAAATGTATGCtaggggttttttttttgctgatttGCATCTCTAAATGGTACAATTGTTAATTTGATATTACATgtcaaataaaaactaatgGGTTTAAAACAAATGCCGATCTGTCGCAAACAGTTTGTCGCTTGAAAATCATTATCTTCAAAGCGGTCAACTTGAAAGTAGGTTTTATATTGATATTCGTTCACTTGGTTATTGGTATAATCTTATATTTATGCGTTTGACAGAATTGAAGGTAAAAACAGGAGTGatataaatttcaaacaatGCCAGCGCCTTTCTTTTGGGAAATGTATGAAAAGAAGGCGTGGCGTGTTTTGGAAAATTGCACAAGTACTTTAGCGAAAACAAAtgttataacgaaaataataaaagcaatGCGTGAGTGTATGAGTAAAATGGATGTAAAAATgttgcatttaatttccatGAAAATATGTTGCGCTGAAAGGAGACAAAGGGGAGaaagttaaatgaaaattgcacGGAATACTCACCACTTTCGTTTTGTTTCCTTTAAAATTGCTTGGCTGCAGCATCGCAACAGTTGTGTTTATTCTGCTCGCATCCAAtatcttgtttttgttttttttttttttgtatgtctACGGACTAGGGACAAACCATTCAAGTGAAGTGTTCTTTGCTGCTCTTCTGCCTCACGATTGATTCTTTACTTAGTACTTGTTGAATCGCCTGTTTCTGTAGCCTCCACCgctgccgccaccgccgccgccgccacgtTGTCTCGTGCGATTGTTGTTTCCGTAGCTCTGGTTGACCTTGTTGGAGTATTTTCCAGATGGCGGCGAGTAAAACTTCTGATCGTTGGATGGCCGCGATTTCTTCTCTGGCTCCTGATCCTTATCCTTGCCGTTAGCAGCGGCTTTCTCCCCAAAAGTGATGGGTGCATGACGCTTGCCCAGCTTGTTCTGAACGCACAAGAATATTgcattgtttataaatatatcaGCTGTAAGAGATAACTTGTGtgcttacattttttggcacaatCCAGGAGAGCACAATGTCATGTTTGAATATGGGCGGTGAATGAAATAGATCCCGGATCAGAATGTTGATGTTTGATGTCGTCTTCAGTGCCGTCTGCTTCAGTTGGTTCTCCTCCGTTTTGAGCTCCTCTCCCGTCTTGCCTTTGAGCGACTCCTCCAGTTTCTTAATATAACTACAAGGCAagtattataaaataaattatgtaaaCAGAATAAAATTTTTGCAAGAACCTACCCCTGTGTTCCCCTTGCAAGATATTGCAATCTAGCTCGAAAGTCTTTTAGTTTCTCTGCATCCTCGACGAAACTTAAACTATTTGGATGATTTTTTCCAAGAGTGTGCAATGCGTACAGTAAGCACTCGGCGTGCGAAAACTGAAACGAGGGCGGTGTATCTCCCAGATCCTCGTCACTCAGCTTTGGCAAAGGCATGTATTCCTGGAAATTGTTTACATGTTATTCGCTCAATTTCGAATGTACCAAGTACACTTACCAGCAATACATTGTAGACTGCATTAATCCGTTCGCTGGCATTGTCCAGCTTGTCTGTGTTGGTTATCATCTCGGCGAATACCTTTAGTAATCTAAGTTGGATTTGATCTTGCGAAACTGCAGTGGCGATCATGTTCCAGGTCTTGATGGGCAACAGTTTATCGCAAACGTGAGCCACGAAGGCCGTGGATTTGATGGTTTTCTATAGGAATGGCAAGAGATTCGATTTAAATGCTCGCCAGGGGTTCGATTTCATGTGCAGCTATTGGAAACTTACCGAAAAGTAAGGAGCCGCAGCAGAGGCGCACTGAATGAATCGCTCCACCACCTCGTCGTCGACGGCTATGATGTCCGCGTCTGTGTTATTTAGCTCCGCCTGCTCCGTGGCCAGCTTGACGAGCTCGGCGTGTCCCGTGATGGTGCTTCCCAGTTTGGTGGCTCCCAGAATTGTCATGCACAGATGAAACTCATCGGCAGTGACATCCTGCAAAGCCTTTTTGATCTCCTCCACGATATAGTCCTCGATTTCCTTGGTAATAACTGTGGGACCCATGGTCAGCAGCTTGGTGGCAATGAACTTGAGGCAGCGCTCCCTTGTCGTTTCATCCCCAGTGGAGATTTGCTGAAACAATCCGGCGATGGAGCTCTTGGTGTCCAATTTTATGATGGCCAGCAGTGAGTTGTTGACCTGCTGGAGTTCTGTGGGATCGTCCAGGATTAACAGCTGGGCCAGAGTATCACCCACTCGGATGGTAGCATCTGCGTTTCCCTGGCACAGTTTCGGCAGATCTTTGATGGCCTGGCGGCGGATCTACAAGGATGATAAAGATATTTAGTTTGTGGAATATGTGGGATATCTTAAGCTGTCAAGATACGGAGCAGGATTACAGGGGATTTCGATTTATTTACACACATCAGCTGCATACAGGCCAAAAATTCCGAGCCTATTGTATCAGCTGGGTAACTTTATGGCACCCACTCACCTGTGTGTCGTCATCCTCGCACAAATCAAACTGCGCGTCTATGGCTGTGTCGGCCAAATCCGGAAAGTGTTTGAAGAAGTTACCAATGAACTGCGATGCCAGGCGCTTCTCCTTCGACGTGCCCTTCACGGCCTTGAGTATCTCTTTATATTCATCCACATGCTGCAATTCGAAAAaaacatgcatatatatattagacCATGTATCATAtaccgtttttttttcggcacgTTTTGCAATGGCGGCATACTTCGGATATTTTATCGCCCGCCTCGGACAGAATCTCGTAGCATTTGTACAGTCGCTCTATGTTGTCCATCTTCTTGGCCAGTGGTACGCACTATATTTGCAGAGGTTTCAAGCGTCTATAGTTTACTTTACACAGTTTTCGTTGCAGTTAAATTGGATGACAGCGTTTCTCAAATGAGAGTTTTTCACGTTGCAAACAAAATGGTGAGCACGGGGGAGTGACCAGATCTCGAGACAGTAAAAACCCAGATGGATATCGATATACCGTTGGGAAAAATTTGTACTACCGTTATTCAGAATACACATCGATAGTTAGAACAAGTTATTAGTACCGTTATTCTGAATACGCATCGATAGTTTAAAAAAGTTATTACTACCGTTGTTTTGAATGCCTATTTCAAATCGAtataaatgtgaaaaatatataaataccgATATTCCGGAGGAACTATTTCCAAACGATGTagtgatatatttttatttgaaatccTCTTAATGTTAATGACGAATAAGTAAGAATTATTCTTTTAATACGAAACATCTTCCAAAATGTGTCTTTTGAGTAAGTACCAGTATCATTTATATTAACCATGGAATTCCATTTATTCATATAGCGCCAGCCAAAACTGCCTaccaaaattaatttaatcaaatgACAATATGACACAACCTCgcataatttcaattttaagcCTCTAGCCTCAAGTTCTCACTGCTATCATTATTCCACTCAATAAGTTATTCTAAGAAACTCATTAGCTTCATTTAGCGGAAGGAACTGAGTACAATGATTTAATAGAAGGATGCCATGCATATGTTTATTCCAAACATATTCGTGctcttacatacatacatacatagttcTAGATACATAATACATTAGACATTTATGGAAGTGCCTTTAAGGCCTGTTCAAAATAATCTACCATCATGGGGTAAACTTCGTCGTACTGCTGAATGTTCTTTCGCCTGGCATTGTCCCGATACCGTTGCAGTGCCCCCGAGATCAGCTCTAGTTTCTCCCGTTCAGCCGTGTGCCCATCCAGCCATTCGATCAGCCGCTCATTGGACCAGTTGGCCGTCGTGTGTGGCGACTGCAGATCTGCTCCAGCGTGTCCGaagagcagcaacagcactaTGTAACTGGGCACTAGAGAGTCCTCGCCGATTGTCTGCTTGACCAGCTCCTCGGCCGTTTGGACGATCAGCAAGGACATGGCTCTTAGCAGACGCGACGGCTTTCCCAGCTCGGCGAGATTTGGGCAAAGAGGTTTCAACGCCTGTTCCATGTGTTGACAGTCTTGCTTCAAACGCTGCCTTCCGCAGGAGCTTAAAGGTCGCAGAATGCACACATTGTGCAGGAAGAGCTCAATGCAACGTTTGGCCAACTCGTGTCCGCACTTTTTCGTCATCTGCTTGTCATCGAACAGGGCGATGTGATGCGACCAGGATCGGTTGACGAACTCCTAATAGTTTGATTGAGACATATGACTAGCCAAGTATTACATTCAAATTCCCACCCACCTGCAGTTCCTTCATGTACATCGACGGACCTGTGGTAGACATCCTCTCCGAATTCAATCCCGGCTCCCTGTGCATACTCAATACAATGATGCTAATGGTCGTGATAATCGACTCCATTATCTGCTGTAGAATGGTGCCGATCAGTAAATCAGCCTGTTCCAAGGATCGGGATATAATCTCCCTAGCTGTTCCCGGTGTCTTTTCAAAGTGCACATGAAGATCACTGAGCATGCGACGCACTGAATCCTTATAGTAGAACAGAACATTCGCCAGCTGGGtgttttgctgctgctgcagattgGGCAGATCCACGACCTGCTTGGAATCAGCTCCCAGCTTGATTTGAGCCTCTAGTTTTGTGCACAACTCTTTTCCACAGGCCGCAAATACATTTGCTATGGCATTCGTGAGACGGGAATCGATCAAAGCAGCACTGAGCTCCGTTGATGCCACACGAATAAAGTTGTCCACCGTTTCGTTGCCGGGCAAATCGACTCCCGCCAGACATGCCTTAAAGTTGGCAGCACACTTGCTAACGTAACCCACTTCCAGGGGAGCAAATAGTTCGTTGTCAAACTGAAACTCGCCATGCAGACGCTGCTCCAAGCCACGAGCGGAG
The sequence above is a segment of the Drosophila melanogaster chromosome 2L genome. Coding sequences within it:
- the Sgt gene encoding small glutamine-rich tetratricopeptide containing protein, isoform B, whose amino-acid sequence is MPDAVQQSFVRSFIDYLKKQGDVMSPDQTESIEVAIQCLQAAFDLGDDVEAAPAAAGEEQATTQSSSTASAPDDDAVASGSAGIGAAAAAVPNNIDMFELFQSLYTERNPESLALAESIKNEGNRLMKENKYNEALLQYNRAIAFDPKNPIFYCNRAAAHIRLGENERAVTDCKSALVYNNNYSKAYCRLGVAYSNMGNFEKAEQAYAKAIELEPDNEVYKSNLEAARNARNQPPQTGRLREDLINMLSQPMVRNLFNNAEIDVEQLLSMLQNPMIMNTIRQQFGGGNAPTLPNDMVQMIYNMTSQLTGFPNSNANPGNEQQPGNQPPPST
- the cass gene encoding cassowary, which translates into the protein MDNIERLYKCYEILSEAGDKISEHVDEYKEILKAVKGTSKEKRLASQFIGNFFKHFPDLADTAIDAQFDLCEDDDTQIRRQAIKDLPKLCQGNADATIRVGDTLAQLLILDDPTELQQVNNSLLAIIKLDTKSSIAGLFQQISTGDETTRERCLKFIATKLLTMGPTVITKEIEDYIVEEIKKALQDVTADEFHLCMTILGATKLGSTITGHAELVKLATEQAELNNTDADIIAVDDEVVERFIQCASAAAPYFSKTIKSTAFVAHVCDKLLPIKTWNMIATAVSQDQIQLRLLKVFAEMITNTDKLDNASERINAVYNVLLEYMPLPKLSDEDLGDTPPSFQFSHAECLLYALHTLGKNHPNSLSFVEDAEKLKDFRARLQYLARGTQGYIKKLEESLKGKTGEELKTEENQLKQTALKTTSNINILIRDLFHSPPIFKHDIVLSWIVPKNNKLGKRHAPITFGEKAAANGKDKDQEPEKKSRPSNDQKFYSPPSGKYSNKVNQSYGNNNRTRQRGGGGGGGSGGGYRNRRFNKY
- the fws gene encoding four way stop, isoform D, coding for MVTGDPVATKTPNAADSDDNDFTASMSHLTIGQQIQELSKQLQNTKEELHQQVRDKHGALLQQATHAGRFDAALNALAEDVQRVRETGHRLKNQVDTQYQQVENQTQVLGRLHDVSHLLRSAGTLLSLTAKLKATKDVLRLAEIHFELGQLIEDKELKDIDFIQQERAYVISSAQKIRNLTQMQLVTGLQERNENQVVNALKIFMNFNTLEKSLDNLLATFIADMEQSLKECFAGNDISVLNKSPTHNVSKPAPSRGPGKTPQLTTTQNFRAKFWKSLHWLLYDELFETCTQIKLLKTALEQINQFGYTSESSDQCIPQRFWQQVQQLLRKSFDECPQHVTQTLQEGLSKLLTSARGLEQRLHGEFQFDNELFAPLEVGYVSKCAANFKACLAGVDLPGNETVDNFIRVASTELSAALIDSRLTNAIANVFAACGKELCTKLEAQIKLGADSKQVVDLPNLQQQQNTQLANVLFYYKDSVRRMLSDLHVHFEKTPGTAREIISRSLEQADLLIGTILQQIMESIITTISIIVLSMHREPGLNSERMSTTGPSMYMKELQEFVNRSWSHHIALFDDKQMTKKCGHELAKRCIELFLHNVCILRPLSSCGRQRLKQDCQHMEQALKPLCPNLAELGKPSRLLRAMSLLIVQTAEELVKQTIGEDSLVPSYIVLLLLFGHAGADLQSPHTTANWSNERLIEWLDGHTAEREKLELISGALQRYRDNARRKNIQQYDEVYPMMVDYFEQALKALP